The sequence below is a genomic window from Ignavibacteriales bacterium.
AAATTGATAATTGTCTCTTTCCCCTCTTCAATCTCAATCTCTTGCTCAATACGTAAATAACCAACCGCTGAGACAATGATATTATGCTTTCCGGCAGGAATTCCGTTGAGTTTATAATTCCCTGATATGTCCGTTGCGGCACCTAAACCTGTATTCTGAATAATAACATTCACATAGGAAAGCGGCTCATTATTTTTTTCATCAATTATTTTTCCGGAGAGACTACCGGTTTTTTGTGCTAATAGAAGAGTTGCAGGTAATATTACATTGATTAAGAATAATAAAATTCTCAGTCTATTCATTTGTTCCTCATATTTAATAAATATGAATAGCTAATAAGCAATAAACCCCGATCTGTTAAACCGGGGTTTATATTTCTTAAAATTCAATTAGAAATTTTTTGCTGTCAGTGTCTGGACTTTACCATTTGATTCAGCATCACCACGTAATTCTATCTTAACAGGGCCTACATTTTCAGCCATCCATAGCTTTGCTGTAGGGCTTGTTGAAATTGATGTTGTTGAACTTCCAAGGTAAACTCTGCGAGTTGCAACCAGTCTGTAGGTTACGTAATCGGTTCCACCGGCAGTCAGATTTTCTTTAGCTTCAAATTCGCCTTTTATTTCAAGGCGTACCTGGCCAACTACATTACTTGTAAATGTTTCATTAAAGGCGACCCAATCTACGCCAACATCAGCACTTGGTTTTGCTAACAATATCCATCTTAATGAATCAGCTCTGATTCCGGAAGTCGAATCACCGGGAGTTGTATATATTTTCTGGCTACGGAAAAAGTAACCAAGATTGGTAAGGAAATGAAATTCATTTGCAACTGTGTCATGGTGAGCGAGAAATGTTCTTGGAACAGTCTGTCCAAAAACTTTTGTAGTATCCAAAATAACAGTCGGCTGAGTAAATGGTGAAGGTCCCGGGGCAACTTTGCCTGCTATGATCCATTTGGATTCATATCCAACATCACTGCCGGCAATAGGAACATCAGTATCAAGACTAAGTAGTGAACCCGAGTTATATATTAAAACATGTCCGGCTGTCAACGGAAATATATTATCCGGAACGGGATCCGGAGTATTGCCGTTAACGGGATCATCATCCTTTGAACATCCAGTAAATAGAAAAGCATTCAGAACTCCAAAGGCAATCAGATATAGGATTATACTTTTAATACTTTTCATAATTGATTTCTCCGGTTAGTTTTTTCTACCCCGTTTTCAGATAGAGCGTTAATAATCAAATTCAATTTTCCTCCGACTTTTTGTATGAATATTTGAGTTTGTTAACCCCTTTCTTAATACGTGTGCAATGTTAACTAATGACAAATATATTGTCAACAAAATATTTTTGTCTTGGCAAGTAATGTGGTTTGTGAATTTAGGCGAGAATTTATTCTATGACAAAAAGCACTGTTCCTTTTTCAACAGCACTTCCTTCTTTAACATTGATAGATTTTATTTTACCAGGAGCTACTGATCGCAATTCATTTTCCATCTTCATAGCTTCCAGTATCATAATAGAATCGCCGGATGCAACAGTATCGCCGACCTGTTTTTTGATTTTCAAAATCATTCCAGGCATTGGAGCCTTTACTTCAGTTTCATGGTTCAACGAATTTTTTATACTCAATAACTCGAGAGCCTTTTCCTGTAATGATGTTCTGGCTGTTACCTCAAATGTTTTGCTGCCCTGAGTGATTATGGACGAATCATCGCTTATTTTTTTTGAATGAAGTTCAAAGATGTTGTTCTCCAAACGAAGTAAATAGCCGTTACCGTTTATATTTTCTATTTCATATTCAACTTCATTTCCATCAACAGTGATCCGGTTTTCTCCAATGTACTTTACAAGAATTTTTTTATTGTTGATGGTAACAACAAATTCATTCATAATTCTGATCTCTCCATTTATTTGATGAAGGAGAAATTGAAGTCTTGTGATTTTTTTTCATCTTCAGCAGCGAGGCAAGCACGGCAGCAGCAGTTTCTGCTGGATCATTCGATTTGAGCACTCCATTATTCTTCAGAAAGCTGTCTTCGATATAGTTTATGCTTATATCATTTCTTTGATACGCATCATCCTCAAGCAGTGATTTTAAGAATTCAATATTGTTTATCACTCCGGCGATTTGAAATTCACTCAATGCACGATGACAAACCTTAATTGTGTTCTTACGCTCTTTTGTCCAGCAAATTAATTTTGCAATCATAGGATCGAAGTATATAGAAACAGATGAACCGGATTCAAAACCACTATCCACACGCACTCCCGGACCAGCAGGCTGACGATAATGCTCAAGTGTCCCGGTTGACGGCAGAAAATTATTTGACGGGTCTTCTGCGTAAACACGGCATTCAATTGCGTGACCGGAAATTTTTAAATCTTCCTGCATGAATGATAATTTATTTCCATTTGCGATACTGATCTGCTCTTTAACAAGATCAATTCCTGTAATAAATTCGGTCACAGGATGTTCAACCTGGAGACGGGTATTCATCTCAAGGAAATAAAAATTCTTTTGAGAGTCGACAAGAAATTCTATCGTACCTGCATTGTAATAGCGACAAGCCTTTGCTGCGTTGATTGCCGCCTGTGTAAGTTTAGTCCTTGTCTCGCTATCAATAAAAGCTGATGGCGCTTCCTCAATAATTTTCTGATGCCTGCGCTGTATTGAACATTCACGTTCAAACAGGTGAACATAATTACCCTGTTTATCCGCAATGACCTGAACTTCAATATGGCGTGGATTAAGAATAAACTTTTCTATGTAAACTGAATCATCAGCAAATGATTTGAGGGCTTCGCGTTTTGTTGCATCGTATGCTGATATAAATTCATCCTTGCTAAAGACTGTACGCATTCCTTTACCGCCTCCGCCTGCCGCAGCTTTAAGAAGTACTGGATAACCTATCCTCTCACTTTCCTGTAATCCTTCTTCAAGTGAACTGAGTGGAGTTAATGTACCGGGAACGACGGGAACTTTATGATCAGTCATTAATCTTCTTGCGGATGTTTTACTTCCCATCATCAGAACAGAATCGGCTGATGGTCCGATAAATATAATATTTCGATTTTCAGCTTCTCTGATAAAATCAGCATTCTCTGAAAAGAAACCATAACCCGGGTGAATTGCGTCAGCTCCGGATTGTTCAATGGTTGAAAAAATTTTTTCTTTGTTCAGATAGGTTTCAGAAGCAGTTGAACCTTTTAATGGATATGACTCATCCGCCAGTTTTGTATGAAGAGATAATTTATCTTCATTTGAATAGACAGCAACAGAAGTTATCCCAAGTTCTTTGCAAGCTCTGATAATTCGTACAGCAATTTCTCCCCTGTTGGCGATCAGGATTTTTTTTATCAATTGATTTCCTACTTTAGTTCAGCAATGGTAATTCCGTCTCCCCCGAATTCAATAGGAGCAAAATAAAAATTTTTTACTTTATCATGATTCTGCAGAATATCTTTAACAGTTTTTTTCAATGCTCCTGTTCCTTTTCCATGAAGTATTTCAATTCTGTTTATACTTGAACTGTACGCATCATCAACGAATCTTATTACTTCAAATTCTGCTTCTTCCGGACGTTCACCGCGGATATCCAATCTGATCTTTGGTGAATTGATGATTACATGCCCTGAAATTTCAGCTTTCTCCGCTTTCTTATCACGCTTGACAATGTTCAGTTCTTTCAAAGGAACCTGCATTTTTATTTTACCGGCAAGTAT
It includes:
- a CDS encoding acetyl-CoA carboxylase biotin carboxylase subunit, producing the protein MIKKILIANRGEIAVRIIRACKELGITSVAVYSNEDKLSLHTKLADESYPLKGSTASETYLNKEKIFSTIEQSGADAIHPGYGFFSENADFIREAENRNIIFIGPSADSVLMMGSKTSARRLMTDHKVPVVPGTLTPLSSLEEGLQESERIGYPVLLKAAAGGGGKGMRTVFSKDEFISAYDATKREALKSFADDSVYIEKFILNPRHIEVQVIADKQGNYVHLFERECSIQRRHQKIIEEAPSAFIDSETRTKLTQAAINAAKACRYYNAGTIEFLVDSQKNFYFLEMNTRLQVEHPVTEFITGIDLVKEQISIANGNKLSFMQEDLKISGHAIECRVYAEDPSNNFLPSTGTLEHYRQPAGPGVRVDSGFESGSSVSIYFDPMIAKLICWTKERKNTIKVCHRALSEFQIAGVINNIEFLKSLLEDDAYQRNDISINYIEDSFLKNNGVLKSNDPAETAAAVLASLLKMKKNHKTSISPSSNKWRDQNYE
- a CDS encoding acetyl-CoA carboxylase biotin carboxyl carrier protein subunit, translated to MNEFVVTINNKKILVKYIGENRITVDGNEVEYEIENINGNGYLLRLENNIFELHSKKISDDSSIITQGSKTFEVTARTSLQEKALELLSIKNSLNHETEVKAPMPGMILKIKKQVGDTVASGDSIMILEAMKMENELRSVAPGKIKSINVKEGSAVEKGTVLFVIE